In a genomic window of Amblyomma americanum isolate KBUSLIRL-KWMA chromosome 4, ASM5285725v1, whole genome shotgun sequence:
- the LOC144129690 gene encoding uncharacterized protein LOC144129690, whose product MASGGQPPTLPPSSERYIPGDATKKSSTTQEAEMQRKERSFQECIEFLMPAYLLPFLFGNKEGACIYCVLLTVAGLMGRLLPSPVAAMLPFVILPLAEVCSVDQLAADFLGPCVLSASLLFALAIIGDETTIFFRLCLYALKQYALRMQPLFVGMHSIVLGLSLILPSTLVVIFSTVFIDRFVTTVSNEILGTDQRNGVRLQTSSNYFDGGQRPRYGRKSSVSTFARRVRSVSVSDSGTLASEASGSSLVARPHRRQPSFSTFEGQGAPRGQLRRAPRKTSFAGLGRSPGGEDRPCHLPMRRIRSFSAEPKPPSSILKRNVPPAAPPPSRRTPTSTPPCPHPSPLESPAQAIAGTEDRRGTFPMGYFLTTSAQGTPEQPDVHDETPVSTMRSALSSAIATASTPAVVTALPSLSMTSPEASQLISAMQTAPSSAVTSSSTPAAVTAPPSMSMTSPEASHSAAADSSPAALASRVPRRYSAAVTATSPLSAKRSSSASRTSSSRKSRARASSRRSTDGEVDSSARMCEDHAETSQQFQSNSTSDAYQLMPLVGRSGASKEDTKLEARRPGKAKQKGVPHPNSQAKIDPVPVPKSALKSDPRAEEKPEASTEQEPEQRPEVRSVLKRRNPSLQPSTGSRSGSVRSWFPFPQFENEEFNLDSRTTHRGFTGAEPQTSSLRVRALTMAARPAFIAGAAYTAIFGNVASLSTVPARNTVLVTLGCRDKDCPVNWWSWFLVSLPVALVCCIVCWTSIYCASLVSCDDDVDEQTHEDMSKSARVRHRNMKRHSVREALAFYWLMGIPVASSAYSAQHPGWRLEVPLLSLAVLVLSVAPGSLRRRCWSHRMLNWQSLCSRMPWSIILMLGSVLALSRTVEDYRLVEHGLAKLDDQFWAQRSTKSSQFILVSVAAVLSELLVGESVARSMATTAVRVAVVTETPVSFYVVPVSLAASINVILPVSLPLIVMREYAHANSAQMVAYGVFIKCVAVTAIFLSMNTIGLVVFQGEQLPKQPAMGTLHNTTDMDSAGL is encoded by the exons ATGGCCTCTGGGGGCCAACCGCCGACACTTCCGCCAAGCAGTGAGCGGTACATTCCAG GCGACGCGACCAAGAAGAGCTCGACGACCCAGGAAGCGGAGATGCAGCGAAAGGAGCGAAGCTTCCAAGAGTGCATCGAGTTCCTCATGCCGGCCTACCTGCTGCCTTTCCTCTTCGGAAACAAG GAGGGTGCCTGCATCTACTGCGTCCTCCTGACAGTGGCGGGTCTCATGGGTCGCCTGTTGCCGTCGCCCGTGGCTGCCATGCTGCCCTTCGTCATCCTGCCGCTGGCCGAAGTCTGCAGCGTGGACCAGCTGGCCGCAGATTTCTTGGGC CCCTGCGTCCTGTCGGCTTCCCTGCTGTTCGCCCTTGCCATCATCGGCGACGAGACGACCATTTTCTTCCGCCTGTGCCTGTACGCGCTGAAGCAGTACGCCCTGCGAATGCAGCCGCTCTTCGTCGGCATGCATTCGATCGTGCTCGGACTCAGCTTAATCCTGCCCAGCACGCTGGTCGTAATCTTCAGCACCGTGTTCATCGACCGCTTCGTCACCACTGTCAGCAACGAGATCCTGGGCACCGACCAGAGGAACGGAGTGCGCTTACAGACAAGCTCGAACTACTTCGACGGAGGGCAGCGACCACGCTACGGTCGAAAGAGCAGCGTGAGCACTTTCGCTAGGAGGGTCCGGAGCGTGTCCGTCAGCGACTCTGGCACGCTGGCCAGTGAAGCGTCCGGCAGCAGTTTGGTCGCCAGGCCGCATAGGAGGCAACCTTCCTTTTCCACGTTCGAAGGACAGGGTGCACCACGAGGACAGCTTAGG AGAGCACCTCGAAAGACATCGTTCGCCGGTCTCGGCAGATCTCCGGGCGGAGAGGACCGGCCGTGCCACTTACCCATGAGGCGCATCCGGTCGTTCAGCGCGGAGCCCAAGCCGCCATCTTCCATCCTGAAGCGGAACGTGCCTCCGGCAGCGCCACCTCCGTCGCGTCGAACGCCTACATCGACACCCCCATGTCCACATCCATCGCCATTGGAGTCGCCAGCTCAAGCCATCGCGGGTACAGAGGACCGAAGGGGCACCTTCCCGATGGGATACTTCCTGACGACATCCGCGCAAGGGACTCCGGAGCAACCCGATGTCCACGACGAGACGCCAGTCTCGACGATGCGCTCAGCCCTGTCTTCCGCCATTGCCACTGCGTCTACGCCTGCTGTGGTCACTGCGCTTCCGTCGCTTTCCATGACCAGCCCAGAGGCGAGCCAGCTCATCTCGGCGATGCAGACAGCGCCATCTTCGGCCGTCACGTCTTCGTCCACGCCCGCTGCAGTCACTGCGCCTCCGTCCATGTCGATGACCAGCCCGGAGGCCAGCCATAGCGCGGCGGCGGATTCTTCTCCCGCTGCGTTGGCTTCGCGAGTGCCGAGACGTTACAGCGCAGCTGTGACGGCGACATCGCCGCTGTCGGCCAAGCGCTCAAGCAGCGCATCGCGCACCAGTTCTTCGAGGAAGTCTCGGGCGCGAGCCAGCTCCAGGCGAAGCACCGACGGCGAGGTCGACTCTTCGGCGAGAATGTGCGAAGACCACGCTGAG ACGTCCCAACAGTTCCAGTCGAACTCGACAAGTGATGCGTATCAGCTCATGCCACTTGTTGGTCGGTCGGGAGCTTCAAAGGAAGACACAAAGCTCGAAGCACGACGCCCGGGAAAGGCGAAGCAGAAGGGTGTGCCCCATCCAAATTCACAGGCAAAGATCGACCCTGTGCCGGTGCCAAAATCTGCCCTAAAGTCCGATCCGAGGGCGGAGGAAAAGCCGGAAGCCAGCACAGAGCAGGAACCGGAACAAAGGCCGGAGGTGCGCAGCGTCCTCAAGAGACGCAACCCGTCCCTTCAGCCCAGCACCGgcagccgcagcggcagcgtGCGCAGCTGGTTTCCGTTTCCGCAGTTCGAGAATGAAGAGTTCAATCTGGATTCTAGGACCACTCACCGCG GCTTCACCGGAGCTGAACCACAGACATCATCTCTGCGCGTACGAGC CCTCACGATGGCAGCGCGCCCGGCGTTCATTGCCGGTGCCGCCTACACGGCCATATTCGGGAACGTCGCCAGCTTGAGCACCGTGCCCGCGCGCAACACGGTCCTCGTCACCCTTGGCTG CCGTGACAAAGACTGCCCGGTGAACTGGTGGAGCTGGTTCTTGGTTTCCTTGCCCGTGGCTCTGGTCTGCTGCATCGTGTGTTGGACTTCTATCTACTGCGCCAGCCTCGTCAGCTG TGATGACGATGTCGACGAGCAAACACACGAAGACATGTCCAAGAGCGCCCGGGTTCGTCACCGCAACATGAAGAGGCACTC TGTCCGCGAGGCCCTGGCGTTCTACTGGCTGATGGGGATCCCTGTCGCTTCCAGTGCTTACAGCGCACAGCATCCTGGATG GCGCCTGGAGGTCCCCCTGTTAAGCCTCGCTGTGCTGGTTCTGAGCGTCGCGCCCGGGTCTCTGCGGCGACGTTGCTGGTCGCATCGCATGCTTAACTGGCAGTCCCTCTGCTCGCGCATGCCGTGGAGCATCATCCTGATGCTGGGCTCCGTCTTGGCTCTCTCGAGGACAGTGGAG GACTACCGACTAGTGGAGCATGGCCTGGCCAAGCTGGACGACCAGTTCTGGGCGCAGCGGTCCACCAAGTCCAGCCAGTTCATCCTGGTCAGCGTGGCGGCTGTCCTCTCAGAGCTGCTTGTCGGCGAATCCGTCGCTCGATCCATGGCGACCACAGCGGTTCGTGTG GCCGTGGTGACAGAGACCCCGGTGTCGTTCTACGTGGTGCCGGTCAGCCTCGCAGCGTCCATCAACGTCATACTGCCTGTGTCCCTGCCACTGATCGTCATGCGAGAGTACGCCCATGCCAATAGTGCCCAGATG GTGGCGTACGGCGTCTTCATCAAGTGCGTCGCCGTGACGGCCATATTCCTCTCCATGAACACCATCGGCCTCGTCGTCTTCCAAGGAGAGCAGCTGCCAAAGCAACCGGCAATGGGAACCTTACACAATACCACAGACATGGACAGCGCAGGACTTTGA